From Vigna radiata var. radiata cultivar VC1973A unplaced genomic scaffold, Vradiata_ver6 scaffold_190, whole genome shotgun sequence, one genomic window encodes:
- the LOC106779292 gene encoding cytochrome P450 85A1 has protein sequence MCTLVVTTTEKGCSFFLKSLFGSAMAVFMAIVGVVLVLCFCSALLRWNEVRYRKKGLPPGTMGWPVFGETTEFLKQGPNFMKNQRARYGSFFKSHILGCPTIVSMDPELNRYILMNEAKGLVPGYPQSMLDILGKCNIAAVHGSTHKYMRGALLSIISPTSIRDQLLPKIDEFIRAHLSNWDNKVINIQEKTKEMAFLSSLKQIAGRESVSLSDSFMTEFFKLVLGTISLPINLPGTNYHRGFQARKTMVNVLSKLLEERRASNETFHDMLGCLMAREENRYKLSDEEIIDLVITVIYSGYETVSTTSMMAVKYLHDHPKALEELRKEHLAIRERKKHDEPIDWNDLKSMSFTRAVIFETSRLATIVNGVLRKTTQDMELNGYLIPKGWRIYVYTREINYDPFLYPDPLTFNPWRWLDKSLESKNYFLIFGGGTRLCPGKELGITEISTFLHYFVTRYRWEEVGGDKLMKFPRVQAPNGLHIRVTSY, from the exons atGTGCACCCTTGTGGTGACTACAACAGAAAAAGGTTGTAGCTTTTTTTTGAAGTCTCTTTTTGGTTCAGCAATGGCTGTGTTCATGGCAATTGTGGGTGTGGTGCTGGTGCTCTGTTTTTGCTCTGCTCTCTTGAGGTGGAATGAAGTAAGGTACAGGAAAAAAGGTTTGCCTCCTGGCACAATGGGTTGGCCAGTTTTTGGGGAGACAACAGAGTTTCTCAAGCAGGGTCCAAACTTCATGAAAAACCAGAGAGCAAG GTATGGCAGTTTTTTCAAATCCCACATACTTGGTTGTCCTACCATTGTGTCCATGGATCCAGAGCTTAATAGATACATCCTAATGAATGAGGCAAAAGGTCTTGTTCCTGGATACCCTCAATCCATGTTAGATATCTTAGGCAAATGTAACATTGCAGCTGTTCATGGCTCCACCCACAAGTACATGAGAGGAGCACTGCTTTCCATCATTAGCCCCACCTCGATCAGAGATCAGCTTTTGCCAAAAATTGATGAGTTCATCAGAGCCCACCTTAGCAACTGGGATAACAAAGTCATCAACATTCAAGAGAAAACCAAGGAG ATGGCCTTCCTCTCATCTCTGAAGCAGATTGCTGGCAGAGAATCTGTCTCGTTGTCTGACTCATTCATGACAGAGTTCTTTAAGCTTGTTCTTGGAACCATTTCTCTCCCTATTAACCTTCCTGGGACAAATTACCACCGTGGATTCCAG GCAAGGAAGACTATGGTCAATGTTCTGAGTAAACTACTAGAGGAAAGAAGAGCATCCAATGAAACCTTCCATGATATGCTTGGTTGCTTGATGGCAAGAGAGGAAAACAGATACAAACTAAGTGATGAAGAAATCATTGATCTGGTGATAACGGTGATATATTCTGGTTATGAAACTGTTTCAACTACATCAATGATGGCAGTGAAGTACCTCCATGACCATCCCAAAGCTCTTGAAGAACTCAGA AAAGAGCATTTGGCCATAAGAGAGAGGAAAAAGCATGATGAGCCAATTGACTGGAATGACCTCAAGTCAATGAGTTTTACTCGTGCG GTGATTTTTGAGACCTCTAGATTGGCCACAATAGTTAATGGGGTCCTAAGGAAAACCACTCAAGACATGGAACTAAACG GCTATTTGATTCCCAAAGGATGGAGAATATATGTGTACACAAGAGAGATCAACTATGACCCTTTTCTATATCCTGATCCTCTCACTTTCAACCCATGGAGATGGCTG GACAAGAGTCTCGAATCAAAAAACTACTTCTTGATATTTGGAGGAGGCACCAGACTATGTCCAGGAAAAGAGTTGGGAATAACAGAAATTTCCACTTTCCTACACTACTTTGTAACCAGATACAG GTGGGAAGAAGTGGGAGGGGATAAACTAATGAAATTTCCTAGAGTTCAGGCACCTAATGGACTGCACATAAGGGTGACATCTTACTAA
- the LOC106779290 gene encoding UDP-arabinopyranose mutase 1 — translation MFTPHTSADNLGIARVTPFSFPLNTPTTSFSFSSKAHSFSPFSSPFPFLFLFSLQLNLLLAMATATSYVTSPPPLKNELDIVIPTIRNLDFLEMWRPFFEPYHLIIVQDGDPTKTIKVPPGFDYELYNRNDINKLLGPRASCISFKDSACRCFGYMVSKKKYIFTIDDDCFVATEPSGKKINALEQHIKNLLCPSTPYFFNTLYDPFREGADYVRGYPFSLREGAPTAVSHGLWLNIPDYDAPTQLVKPLERNTRYVDAVLTIPKGTLFPMCGMNLAFDRDLIGPAMYFGLMGDGQPIGRYDDMWAGWCCKVICDHLGLGIKTGLPYIYHSKASNPFVNLRKEYKGIFWQEDIIPFFQNVVLPKECTTVQKCYIELSKQVKEKLSKIDPYFDKLADAMVTWIEAWDDLNPVGASKANGKA, via the exons ATGTTTACACCCCATACTAGTGCCGATAACTTAGGCATTGCACGTGTTACACCCTTCTCTTTTCCCCTTAATACTCCTACaacctccttttctttctcttcaaaaGCTCACTCTTTTTCTCCCTTCTCTTCACCctttccctttctctttctcttctctctgcAACTTAACCTTCTTCTTGCAATGGCAACTGCAACTTCTTATGTCACATCGCCACCTCCACTCAAAAATGAGCTTGACATCGTTATCCCCACCATAAGAAACCTTGACTTTCTTGAGATGTGGAGGCCATTCTTTGAGCCTTACCATTTGATCATTGTGCAGGATGGTGACCCCACCAAAACCATTAAGGTTCCACCTGGTTTTGACTATGAACTCTACAACCGCAATGACATCAACAAGCTTCTGGGTCCAAGGGCCTCTTGCATCTCCTTCAAGGACTCTGCTTGCCGCTGCTTTGGCTACATGGTGTCTAAGAAGAAGTACATTTTCACCATTGATGATGACTGCTTT GTTGCCACTGAACCATCTGGAAAAAAGATTAATGCACTTGAGCAGCATATTAAAAACCTTCTGTGTCCATCCACACCATACTTCTTCAATACCCTTTATGACCCCTTCAGAGAAGGAGCAGATTATGTTCGTGGATACCCTTTTAGTCTTCGTGAAGGTGCACCAACTGCAGTTTCTCATGGTCTTTGGCTCAACATCCCAGACTATGATGCTCCTACACAACTTGTGAAGCCTCTTGAGAGGAACActag GTATGTGGATGCTGTTCTGACCATTCCAAAAGGCACTTTATTCCCAATGTGTGGAATGAACTTGGCATTCGATCGTGATCTCATTGGACCTGCGATGTACTTTGGTCTCATGGGAGATGGTCAACCAATTGGACGCTACGATGATATGTGGGCTGGTTGGTGCTGCAAG GTGATCTGTGATCATCTGGGGCTAGGAATCAAGACTGGTCTTCCATACATCTATCACAGCAAGGCTAGCAACCCGTTTGTTAACCTGAGGAAAGAGTACAAAGGCATATTCTGGCAGGAAGACATTATTCCATTCTTCCAGAATGTTGTGCTTCCAAAAGAATGCACCACAGTGCAGAAGTGCTACATTGAGCTCTCCAAACAAGTCAAGGAAAAGCTTTCAAAGATTGATCCTTACTTTGACAAGCTGGCAGATGCCATGGTTACTTGGATTGAGGCTTGGGATGATCTTAACCCTGTTGGAGCATCTAAGGCCAATGGCAAAGCATAA
- the LOC106779313 gene encoding probable tRNA (guanine(26)-N(2))-dimethyltransferase 2 isoform X2, which translates to MLVTHSHVLKLQLKLVSATRIGTKPLSLFKVWSFFCSKTVERAEEKDHTLNLFLHDIGTTMSSDLNDYKIIKEGEAEILMHAKNEVFYNKTQVNNRDISVAVLRTFISKRKQEHEAMLSKKTKGAPKVPENNEPSELVKEEELDTTPPEDHKSNGECKIEEDISPEEPCSTVEEDSVKVTEECSTTEGQINGSEGKGRRELKPPRVLEALSASGLRSLRYAREVEGIGQVVAVDNDQASVDACRRNIKFNGSVAVSKVESHLADARVYMITHPKEFDVVDLDPYGSPSVFLDSAVQSVVDGGMLMCTATDMAVLCGGNGEVCYSKYGSYPLRGKYCHEMALRIVLACIESHANRYKRYIVPVLSVQMDFYLRVFVRIYTSASAMKNTPLKLSYVYQCTGCDSFHLQPIGRTISKNTSVRYLPGFGPVVPQECTDCGKKFNMGGPIWSAPIHDQEWVTAILADVKSMKDRYPAYDRISAVLTTISEELPDVPLFLSLHNLCATLKCTSPSAIIFRSAVINAGYRISGTHVNPLGLKSDAPMDVIWDIMRCWVKNHPVKPQPADQSGSIILAKEPVLQANFARAVASLSKAQAKKVARFLPNPERHWGPKLRAGRTITSKHVSLLGPEAINGALNQEDEEEPKKVNE; encoded by the exons ATGTTGGTTACCCATTCCCACGTTCTAAAACTGCAATTGAAGCTTGTTTCAGCAACTAGAATCGGAACAaaacctctttctcttttcaaggTTTGGTCGTTTTTCTGCTCGAAAACCGTAGAACGAGCAGAAGAGAAGGACCACACCCTGAATTTGTTTTTGCATGATATAGGAACGACAATGTCTTCAGATCTCAATGACTACAAAATCATCAAGGAAGGAGAAGCTGAGATTCTCATGCACGCAAAAAATGAAGTCTTTTACAACAAAACTCAG gTTAATAACAGGGACATATCAGTCGCTGTTTTGAGAACATTTATATCGAAAAGGAAGCAAGAGCACGAGGCTATGTTGTCCAAGAAAACAAAAGGGGCACCAAAGGTACCTGAAAATAATGAACCTTCTGAATTAGTTAAGGAGGAAGAACTTGACACAACTCCACCAGAAGATCATAAATCTAATGGGGAATGCAAAATAGAGGAAGATATATCTCCAGAAGAACCTTGCAGCACTGTGGAAGAAGATTCAGTGAAGGTCACTGAAGAATGCAGCACTACAGAAGGTCAAATCAATGGTTCAGAAGGAAAGGGACGGAGGGAACTGAAGCCCCCGAGAGTTCTTGAG GCTTTGTCTGCATCTGGGCTAAGGTCTCTCAGATATGCCCGCGAAGTGGAGGGAATTGGTCAAGTTGTTGCTGTGGACAACGATCAAG CTTCTGTTGATGCTTGTAGAAGAAACATCAAATTCAATGGTTCAGTTGCAGTTTCGAAAGTCGAGTCTCATCTTGCTGACGCTCGTGTATATATGATAACCCACCCCAAAGAATTTGATGTG GTTGATCTTGATCCTTATGGTTCACCTTCTGTGTTTCTGGATTCAGCAGTTCAATCTGTTGTTGATGGAGGTATGCTGATGTGTACTGCAACAGACATGGCTGTGCTCTGTGGGGGGAATGGGGAGGTCTGCTATTCAAA GTATGGATCATACCCATTGAGAGGGAAATATTGCCATGAAATGGCTTTGAGGATTGTGCTGGCTTGCATTGAG AGTCATGCTAATCGGTACAAGAGGTATATTGTTCCTGTGCTATCCGTGCAGATGGACTTTTATCTACGTGTTTTTGTTCGCATATATAC TTCGGCTAGTGCTATGAAAAACACTCCCCTAAAGCTCTCATATGTTTATCAGTGTACTGGTTGTGATTCTTTCCACCTGCAGCCCATTGGAAGGACCATTTCCAAG AATACCAGTGTCAGATATTTGCCTGGCTTTGGTCCTGTTGTTCCTCAAGAATGCACTGACTGTGGGAAAAAATTCAATATGGGTGGTCCTATATGGTCTGCTCCTATCCACGACCAAGAATGGGTAACTGCTATTCTAGCAGATGTGAAATCTATGAAAGACAGATATCCAGCTTACGATCGCATTTCAGCTGTGTTGACTACAATATCAGAG GAATTGCCTGATGTTCCCCTCTTTTTGAGTCTGCACAATCTCTGTGCGACCCTCAAATGTACTTCTCCATCAGCAATTATTTTCCGTTCTGCAGTGATCAATGCAGGCTATCGTATATCTGGAACTCATGTTAATCCATTGGGGCTCAAATCAGATGCACCCATGGATGTTATTTGGGATATTATGCGTTGCTGG GTAAAAAATCATCCAGTGAAGCCTCAGCCAGCAGATCAATCAGGAAGCATCATCCTTGCAAAGGAACCAGTTCTACAG GCCAATTTTGCTCGTGCTGTAGCATCTCTCAGCAAGGCTCAAGCTAAGAAAGTTGCACGCTTTCTTCCAAATCCTGAAAGACACTGGGGTCCAAAACTGAGGGCAGGTCGTACAATTACTAGCAAGCATGTCTCTCTTTTGGGTCCTGAAGCTATCAATGGAGCTCTCAATCAGGAAGACGAAGAAGAACCGAAAA AGGTAAACGAGTAA
- the LOC106779313 gene encoding probable tRNA (guanine(26)-N(2))-dimethyltransferase 2 isoform X1, translating into MLVTHSHVLKLQLKLVSATRIGTKPLSLFKVWSFFCSKTVERAEEKDHTLNLFLHDIGTTMSSDLNDYKIIKEGEAEILMHAKNEVFYNKTQVNNRDISVAVLRTFISKRKQEHEAMLSKKTKGAPKVPENNEPSELVKEEELDTTPPEDHKSNGECKIEEDISPEEPCSTVEEDSVKVTEECSTTEGQINGSEGKGRRELKPPRVLEALSASGLRSLRYAREVEGIGQVVAVDNDQASVDACRRNIKFNGSVAVSKVESHLADARVYMITHPKEFDVVDLDPYGSPSVFLDSAVQSVVDGGMLMCTATDMAVLCGGNGEVCYSKYGSYPLRGKYCHEMALRIVLACIESHANRYKRYIVPVLSVQMDFYLRVFVRIYTSASAMKNTPLKLSYVYQCTGCDSFHLQPIGRTISKNTSVRYLPGFGPVVPQECTDCGKKFNMGGPIWSAPIHDQEWVTAILADVKSMKDRYPAYDRISAVLTTISEELPDVPLFLSLHNLCATLKCTSPSAIIFRSAVINAGYRISGTHVNPLGLKSDAPMDVIWDIMRCWVKNHPVKPQPADQSGSIILAKEPVLQANFARAVASLSKAQAKKVARFLPNPERHWGPKLRAGRTITSKHVSLLGPEAINGALNQEDEEEPKSKKPRTEDTVTS; encoded by the exons ATGTTGGTTACCCATTCCCACGTTCTAAAACTGCAATTGAAGCTTGTTTCAGCAACTAGAATCGGAACAaaacctctttctcttttcaaggTTTGGTCGTTTTTCTGCTCGAAAACCGTAGAACGAGCAGAAGAGAAGGACCACACCCTGAATTTGTTTTTGCATGATATAGGAACGACAATGTCTTCAGATCTCAATGACTACAAAATCATCAAGGAAGGAGAAGCTGAGATTCTCATGCACGCAAAAAATGAAGTCTTTTACAACAAAACTCAG gTTAATAACAGGGACATATCAGTCGCTGTTTTGAGAACATTTATATCGAAAAGGAAGCAAGAGCACGAGGCTATGTTGTCCAAGAAAACAAAAGGGGCACCAAAGGTACCTGAAAATAATGAACCTTCTGAATTAGTTAAGGAGGAAGAACTTGACACAACTCCACCAGAAGATCATAAATCTAATGGGGAATGCAAAATAGAGGAAGATATATCTCCAGAAGAACCTTGCAGCACTGTGGAAGAAGATTCAGTGAAGGTCACTGAAGAATGCAGCACTACAGAAGGTCAAATCAATGGTTCAGAAGGAAAGGGACGGAGGGAACTGAAGCCCCCGAGAGTTCTTGAG GCTTTGTCTGCATCTGGGCTAAGGTCTCTCAGATATGCCCGCGAAGTGGAGGGAATTGGTCAAGTTGTTGCTGTGGACAACGATCAAG CTTCTGTTGATGCTTGTAGAAGAAACATCAAATTCAATGGTTCAGTTGCAGTTTCGAAAGTCGAGTCTCATCTTGCTGACGCTCGTGTATATATGATAACCCACCCCAAAGAATTTGATGTG GTTGATCTTGATCCTTATGGTTCACCTTCTGTGTTTCTGGATTCAGCAGTTCAATCTGTTGTTGATGGAGGTATGCTGATGTGTACTGCAACAGACATGGCTGTGCTCTGTGGGGGGAATGGGGAGGTCTGCTATTCAAA GTATGGATCATACCCATTGAGAGGGAAATATTGCCATGAAATGGCTTTGAGGATTGTGCTGGCTTGCATTGAG AGTCATGCTAATCGGTACAAGAGGTATATTGTTCCTGTGCTATCCGTGCAGATGGACTTTTATCTACGTGTTTTTGTTCGCATATATAC TTCGGCTAGTGCTATGAAAAACACTCCCCTAAAGCTCTCATATGTTTATCAGTGTACTGGTTGTGATTCTTTCCACCTGCAGCCCATTGGAAGGACCATTTCCAAG AATACCAGTGTCAGATATTTGCCTGGCTTTGGTCCTGTTGTTCCTCAAGAATGCACTGACTGTGGGAAAAAATTCAATATGGGTGGTCCTATATGGTCTGCTCCTATCCACGACCAAGAATGGGTAACTGCTATTCTAGCAGATGTGAAATCTATGAAAGACAGATATCCAGCTTACGATCGCATTTCAGCTGTGTTGACTACAATATCAGAG GAATTGCCTGATGTTCCCCTCTTTTTGAGTCTGCACAATCTCTGTGCGACCCTCAAATGTACTTCTCCATCAGCAATTATTTTCCGTTCTGCAGTGATCAATGCAGGCTATCGTATATCTGGAACTCATGTTAATCCATTGGGGCTCAAATCAGATGCACCCATGGATGTTATTTGGGATATTATGCGTTGCTGG GTAAAAAATCATCCAGTGAAGCCTCAGCCAGCAGATCAATCAGGAAGCATCATCCTTGCAAAGGAACCAGTTCTACAG GCCAATTTTGCTCGTGCTGTAGCATCTCTCAGCAAGGCTCAAGCTAAGAAAGTTGCACGCTTTCTTCCAAATCCTGAAAGACACTGGGGTCCAAAACTGAGGGCAGGTCGTACAATTACTAGCAAGCATGTCTCTCTTTTGGGTCCTGAAGCTATCAATGGAGCTCTCAATCAGGAAGACGAAGAAGAACCGAAAAGTAAGAAGCCAAGGACTGAAGATACTGTCACATCTTAG
- the LOC106779313 gene encoding probable tRNA (guanine(26)-N(2))-dimethyltransferase 2 isoform X3 has translation MLVTHSHVLKLQLKLVSATRIGTKPLSLFKVWSFFCSKTVERAEEKDHTLNLFLHDIGTTMSSDLNDYKIIKEGEAEILMHAKNEVFYNKTQVNNRDISVAVLRTFISKRKQEHEAMLSKKTKGAPKVPENNEPSELVKEEELDTTPPEDHKSNGECKIEEDISPEEPCSTVEEDSVKVTEECSTTEGQINGSEGKGRRELKPPRVLEALSASGLRSLRYAREVEGIGQVVAVDNDQASVDACRRNIKFNGSVAVSKVESHLADARVYMITHPKEFDVVDLDPYGSPSVFLDSAVQSVVDGGMLMCTATDMAVLCGGNGEVCYSKYGSYPLRGKYCHEMALRIVLACIESHANRYKRYIVPVLSVQMDFYLRVFVRIYTSASAMKNTPLKLSYVYQCTGCDSFHLQPIGRTISKNTSVRYLPGFGPVVPQECTDCGKKFNMGGPIWSAPIHDQEWVTAILADVKSMKDRYPAYDRISAVLTTISEELPDVPLFLSLHNLCATLKCTSPSAIIFRSAVINAGYRISGTHVNPLGLKSDAPMDVIWDIMRCWVKKSSSEASASRSIRKHHPCKGTSSTGQFCSCCSISQQGSS, from the exons ATGTTGGTTACCCATTCCCACGTTCTAAAACTGCAATTGAAGCTTGTTTCAGCAACTAGAATCGGAACAaaacctctttctcttttcaaggTTTGGTCGTTTTTCTGCTCGAAAACCGTAGAACGAGCAGAAGAGAAGGACCACACCCTGAATTTGTTTTTGCATGATATAGGAACGACAATGTCTTCAGATCTCAATGACTACAAAATCATCAAGGAAGGAGAAGCTGAGATTCTCATGCACGCAAAAAATGAAGTCTTTTACAACAAAACTCAG gTTAATAACAGGGACATATCAGTCGCTGTTTTGAGAACATTTATATCGAAAAGGAAGCAAGAGCACGAGGCTATGTTGTCCAAGAAAACAAAAGGGGCACCAAAGGTACCTGAAAATAATGAACCTTCTGAATTAGTTAAGGAGGAAGAACTTGACACAACTCCACCAGAAGATCATAAATCTAATGGGGAATGCAAAATAGAGGAAGATATATCTCCAGAAGAACCTTGCAGCACTGTGGAAGAAGATTCAGTGAAGGTCACTGAAGAATGCAGCACTACAGAAGGTCAAATCAATGGTTCAGAAGGAAAGGGACGGAGGGAACTGAAGCCCCCGAGAGTTCTTGAG GCTTTGTCTGCATCTGGGCTAAGGTCTCTCAGATATGCCCGCGAAGTGGAGGGAATTGGTCAAGTTGTTGCTGTGGACAACGATCAAG CTTCTGTTGATGCTTGTAGAAGAAACATCAAATTCAATGGTTCAGTTGCAGTTTCGAAAGTCGAGTCTCATCTTGCTGACGCTCGTGTATATATGATAACCCACCCCAAAGAATTTGATGTG GTTGATCTTGATCCTTATGGTTCACCTTCTGTGTTTCTGGATTCAGCAGTTCAATCTGTTGTTGATGGAGGTATGCTGATGTGTACTGCAACAGACATGGCTGTGCTCTGTGGGGGGAATGGGGAGGTCTGCTATTCAAA GTATGGATCATACCCATTGAGAGGGAAATATTGCCATGAAATGGCTTTGAGGATTGTGCTGGCTTGCATTGAG AGTCATGCTAATCGGTACAAGAGGTATATTGTTCCTGTGCTATCCGTGCAGATGGACTTTTATCTACGTGTTTTTGTTCGCATATATAC TTCGGCTAGTGCTATGAAAAACACTCCCCTAAAGCTCTCATATGTTTATCAGTGTACTGGTTGTGATTCTTTCCACCTGCAGCCCATTGGAAGGACCATTTCCAAG AATACCAGTGTCAGATATTTGCCTGGCTTTGGTCCTGTTGTTCCTCAAGAATGCACTGACTGTGGGAAAAAATTCAATATGGGTGGTCCTATATGGTCTGCTCCTATCCACGACCAAGAATGGGTAACTGCTATTCTAGCAGATGTGAAATCTATGAAAGACAGATATCCAGCTTACGATCGCATTTCAGCTGTGTTGACTACAATATCAGAG GAATTGCCTGATGTTCCCCTCTTTTTGAGTCTGCACAATCTCTGTGCGACCCTCAAATGTACTTCTCCATCAGCAATTATTTTCCGTTCTGCAGTGATCAATGCAGGCTATCGTATATCTGGAACTCATGTTAATCCATTGGGGCTCAAATCAGATGCACCCATGGATGTTATTTGGGATATTATGCGTTGCTGGGTA AAAAAATCATCCAGTGAAGCCTCAGCCAGCAGATCAATCAGGAAGCATCATCCTTGCAAAGGAACCAGTTCTACAG GCCAATTTTGCTCGTGCTGTAGCATCTCTCAGCAAGGCTCAAGCTAA